A stretch of Desulfurivibrio alkaliphilus AHT 2 DNA encodes these proteins:
- a CDS encoding C39 family peptidase has product MLTALLLLLPALCCLGACGGGRTYPGPEHPKTARSWVEIRDQQVVRQHYDYSCGAASLATILHHYYGETVAEKDVVEFWLQQRAQEQREAEPMMSFSDLQQYAATLGYRAAGLALSLDSLAQLRRPAILYLEVRGRGHFTVYRGLDQRFVHLADPSFGNQRLKVERFQQLFHTRPDPKLPGRALVLLPPQDAPPDPAHRADFMQLTPFPAAYQTLYHRAWGAPTPLVRNW; this is encoded by the coding sequence TTGTTAACGGCGCTGCTGCTGCTGCTGCCGGCTCTGTGCTGCCTCGGGGCGTGCGGCGGCGGTCGGACCTACCCCGGCCCCGAGCACCCGAAAACGGCCCGGAGTTGGGTGGAGATCCGGGATCAGCAGGTGGTGCGCCAGCATTATGACTATTCCTGCGGCGCCGCTTCCCTGGCCACCATTTTGCACCACTACTACGGGGAAACGGTGGCGGAAAAAGATGTTGTCGAATTCTGGCTCCAGCAACGGGCCCAGGAGCAACGAGAGGCGGAGCCGATGATGTCGTTCAGCGACCTGCAACAATACGCCGCCACGCTGGGTTACCGGGCCGCGGGGTTGGCCCTGTCGCTGGACTCGCTTGCCCAATTGCGGCGGCCGGCCATCCTCTATCTGGAAGTACGCGGGCGCGGCCACTTCACGGTTTACCGGGGCCTGGATCAGCGCTTTGTCCACCTGGCGGACCCCTCCTTCGGCAATCAACGCCTCAAGGTGGAACGTTTCCAGCAACTGTTTCATACCCGCCCGGACCCCAAGCTGCCCGGTCGCGCCCTGGTTTTGTTACCCCCACAGGATGCCCCGCCGGACCCGGCCCACCGGGCGGACTTTATGCAGCTCACCCCTTTTCCCGCCGCCTATCAAACCCTTTATCACAGAGCGTGGGGGGCGCCCACCCCGCTGGTCAGAAACTGGTGA
- a CDS encoding GGDEF domain-containing protein, protein MDEQHQFQARIAAQEREINLLKEALRQADRIRQQWSTAIRTLQRTRRELAESNRELAILHNVARAVGEIGGLNDLMDRILGLMLDLVADPVCCGIFLVQGDKMVLAATRGASPAFLEAHADMRIGDCLCGQVAQHGEVHFDEDGSMTPQHTISYEGMQPHGHVILPLKANKRTVGVFYYHLPRGSQIPLRKQNLLRNIGALLGMAIDNASRFEEKDTEASHDALTGLANRRLLLVELERDWAAARRDDSPLSAVMFDIDFFKRYNDNHGHLEGDLLLRQIGEITRDCVRKCDLAVRYGGEEFLLLLRRTTIAQAEIVAGRLRQAVAAGTEVTVSFGISGLSRQDQTPWAMIQRADQALYEAKQRGRNQARTHPPSAPCAQ, encoded by the coding sequence ATGGACGAACAACACCAGTTTCAAGCCCGCATTGCCGCCCAGGAACGAGAGATCAACCTGCTGAAAGAAGCTCTGCGCCAGGCGGATCGTATCCGGCAACAATGGTCGACGGCAATTCGCACTCTGCAACGCACCAGGCGGGAGCTGGCGGAAAGCAACCGCGAACTGGCCATACTGCATAATGTTGCCCGGGCCGTGGGCGAAATCGGCGGCCTGAACGATTTAATGGACCGGATTCTGGGCCTGATGCTTGACCTGGTGGCCGATCCGGTCTGCTGCGGCATCTTTCTGGTGCAGGGCGACAAGATGGTGTTGGCCGCCACCCGTGGTGCTTCTCCCGCTTTCCTGGAAGCCCATGCCGATATGCGCATCGGGGATTGCCTCTGCGGTCAGGTGGCCCAGCATGGCGAAGTTCATTTCGACGAAGATGGTTCCATGACCCCCCAGCACACCATCAGTTACGAGGGAATGCAACCCCACGGCCACGTAATCTTACCCCTAAAAGCCAACAAGCGAACGGTTGGGGTTTTTTATTACCACCTGCCGCGGGGGAGCCAGATCCCGCTGCGCAAGCAAAACCTGCTGCGCAACATCGGCGCCCTGTTGGGTATGGCCATCGACAACGCCAGCCGTTTTGAGGAAAAAGACACCGAAGCCAGCCACGATGCGCTCACCGGGCTGGCCAACCGGCGACTGTTGCTAGTGGAACTGGAACGCGACTGGGCTGCAGCGCGGCGCGATGATAGCCCACTGAGCGCGGTTATGTTCGATATAGATTTTTTCAAACGTTACAACGATAACCATGGCCATCTGGAAGGCGACTTGTTGTTGCGCCAGATCGGAGAGATAACCCGTGACTGCGTACGCAAATGTGATCTTGCCGTACGTTACGGTGGTGAAGAGTTCCTGCTCTTGTTGCGTCGGACCACCATCGCCCAGGCCGAGATCGTGGCCGGACGACTGCGGCAAGCTGTGGCCGCCGGCACCGAAGTTACCGTCAGTTTCGGCATCTCCGGTCTCAGCCGCCAGGACCAGACCCCCTGGGCCATGATTCAGCGGGCTGACCAGGCCCTCTACGAGGCCAAACAGCGTGGCAGGAACCAAGCCCGCACCCATCCCCCCTCCGCGCCTTGCGCCCAATAG
- a CDS encoding MBL fold metallo-hydrolase — MNPDLTFSHLSTIKVNAHHPTKLYQQAEHAVYWLGIDEETAFRCNVYLIVDGRQAVLVDPGSRSFFPTVRRQVAQLLPPEQISGIILCHQDPDVAASFLDWLELAPRARIYTSPRTQVLLPHYGRSGYEYSDITAQPRLELPSGAALRFIEAPFLHSPGAFVTYDETARCLFSGDIWAALDVDWQLVVDDFHAHRQRMDLFHLDYMASNIATQGFVRRLDGLTIDAILPQHGSIIPPRHVAAALAYLRNLHCGTDIYYPDLQSAAGY; from the coding sequence ATGAATCCCGACCTTACTTTCAGTCACCTGTCAACCATCAAGGTAAACGCCCACCACCCCACCAAGCTTTACCAGCAGGCCGAGCACGCCGTTTACTGGCTGGGGATCGATGAGGAAACGGCCTTTCGCTGTAATGTTTACCTGATCGTCGATGGCCGCCAAGCCGTGCTGGTCGACCCCGGCAGCCGCAGTTTTTTCCCGACCGTGCGCCGGCAGGTGGCACAGTTGCTGCCGCCGGAGCAAATCAGCGGCATCATTCTCTGCCACCAGGATCCGGACGTGGCGGCTTCGTTTCTCGATTGGCTGGAGCTGGCGCCGCGGGCCAGGATCTACACCAGCCCCCGCACCCAGGTATTGCTGCCCCATTACGGGCGGTCCGGTTACGAGTATTCGGACATCACTGCGCAACCCCGCTTGGAGCTGCCTTCCGGAGCTGCCCTGCGTTTCATTGAGGCACCTTTCCTGCATTCCCCCGGGGCGTTTGTCACCTATGATGAAACGGCCCGTTGCCTTTTTTCCGGCGATATCTGGGCCGCCTTGGATGTCGACTGGCAACTGGTCGTGGATGACTTTCACGCCCACCGCCAGCGCATGGATCTGTTTCACCTCGACTATATGGCTTCCAATATCGCCACCCAAGGTTTTGTCCGTCGCCTGGACGGCTTGACCATCGATGCCATCCTGCCGCAACACGGCTCCATCATCCCACCGCGGCATGTGGCGGCGGCCTTGGCCTATCTGCGCAATCTGCACTGTGGCACCGACATCTACTATCCAGACCTGCAGAGTGCCGCCGGTTACTGA